GGGCACGGAGATCACTGGGAGTGCCAGGTGGCGACCCCGGCGCAGAGACCCAGCTCGTCCGTGTTCACCACAGCAGCCACGCAAGCTCACATGCACACCCAGGCTCAGACACTGGGGAGAAGTCCTTCCCAAGAGGGGAGATCACAGTCTCGCCTCCTCTTGAGAGACCTAGAGACCCGATCAGAGGAAGAGATCCCCTCGTCAGAGCAACCAAAACCGGCCAGAACCCGTGAGCCTAGGGATCGGTGACGGAGGCACACGGCAGCCAGACGCGCCTTCTGGGCCTCTTTCCCTTGACCCACTTGCAAGTCTGGGGAGTGCCGGGGACGGTGCAGATGCACTACATTTCCCAGCAGGCCCCGCGGCAGACCCTTCCCCCAAGTGCGGCTCCTCGCTGCCAGGGCTGATGGGAAATGTAGTCTCCGGACAGGGCCAGACCAGCGGAGCGGAGTGCCTTGTCTGTGTGTTTGGAGGGGACTGAGCCCCAAAGCTTCGTAGGCTTCCTTGCGGACCCGGGCACTTCTTCTTCCCTGCAGGCTCCTGGGTTTCTATGTCCCGGTCCAGCTGGATGCTGGGGCTTCCCGTCTTTCCCCCATCACCGCCGCGACACCCCCATCCCGTGCCCGCAAGCCCCAGCCCCCGCTCCGACCCTCGGCGGGCGGCCTGCCCCTTTAAGAGTGGCCCCGCTGACATCacggcgggggggggggggtgggctGGCCCGGCTCCCGGCTCCGCGGCGGCTGCAGGACCCGACTCCGCTCTGCGCCCGCCCGCTGCTGTAGGGACCCCGGCCCGGGACGCCCCCTCCCGCCTCCTGCAGTCGTCCAGACCCCAGGCTCCGCCCCAGGCCTGGCTAGAGCCCCAGTCCTCGTCAGGGGACCCCCAGGATTGTCCCTGCTGTCTCTCCTtctcagagtctctctctctctctctctgtctgtctctctctctccgccTCTGTCTCTTCTCCAAGCTCAAGGTCTCTGGGTCTCAGCATCTCTCAGCCCCAGGCCTCTGGGCGTCCccctgtctctttctgtctctttctggtCTCTGACCTCTCCACTTCCCGGGCCTCAGAATCTCTGCGCCTAGGTGGTGAGGGGTGGTCCTaaactctgtctctctccctccttatctctctctgtctctgtgtctccttCAGTCTCCAGACCTGAGTCCCTGGACTTCTCGGCCTCAAGGTCTCGGCGTGactttctctctctgccctgtCTCTCTTTGTGCCTCTGCCCCTCTCGGgctctctgcctctgtttctattctctctccctctctgcctcccccaTCCTCAAGGCCCATCTCCCTCCCTCGCTGCatccttccccccttccctccccgcccctcccctcctccGCAGTAGCCAATGAGCGGCCGCCGGTTCCTGCTCCCGGCTCCGTCCGCCGAGTGAGGCCGCGGgcgcggggggtggggggtgggaggccGGGAGGGGGCCGGGACGCCGGGCtccggggcgggggcggggggcgcgGGCACCGGCGACcccggtggcggcggcggcggccgggggAAGCCGCGGGGCCGGTCATGCGGCTGCGGGGCCCGCGGCCCGGAGCGTCCGCCCAGCCCTGAGCGAGGTGAGCGCTAGAGGAGGGTCCTGGGAGGAAGAAGGGGCGCCCCTCGAGGTGTCTGCGAGCCGGGTTTGGGGCGACAAAGGACCCGAGGGGCTCCAGGGGTGGTGGGATCCTGGCAGTCGGGACGCCCAAATTCGGGCGGCTATGGGGGATGCAGGGACACCTGGGCCTGGCGATCCTGGAGGACGGGGTCCGAGGGTCCCGGAGTGGGAAACTGCACGCTTCATGTCCGAGTCGCAGCGACCGTGGGCTGGGGAGGGCAGAGGCCGGGTCCTTGAGGAAGGCGGTACGGGGCGAGGGCGGAGGACCCAGGCCGGCCAGAGCAGGGTGTGGGTCTGGGAAGGGGTCCCCAGAAAGGCGGAGTTACAGTCTCCCGAGAGATGGAAGGGAGATGGAGTTTGGGCTTAGGACTTGCAGAATGGGACCCCAGAGATTCAAATGCCTGAATCCGCGAAAGggtgggagaaagagggagaagaggaggctcCAGGCCTGGGGGGAGGGTCCCAAAGGAGGAAAGGTTGGAGGAATAAGGAGATCTGGGCTGGCCAGTGAGAGTGAGGAGGAATTGGAGCAAGATTGGGTTTTAAAACGGGGTGCAAGAATGTGGAGGAGAGACGAGGTCCCAGCTGGGAGTCAGAGGGGCGAAAGGGGAAAGCTGAGATCGGCTACCTGGGACGGAGGCAACCAGGGTGGCCGGGGTAATGGTGCCCGTTTCCGGGCCCACAGGGCTGCCAGAGGACCAGGCAGCTCGCGGTCAAACCCCCGAGCCGCCGGGCGGGGGATGGGAGGAAAAGCTGGCCAGAGCCTTCCCAGACTCTGGATCTGGGAGGCCTCCAAGAGGCTgggggggaaggagaggggatctggaggctgggagtgcGGGGTGGAGCGGGGAGGAGAGAAGGTTGTCTCAGACTCCAGAGTCTATTCAGGTGGAGCAGAATTGCAAGGCTAGAAGAATTCTGGTTAGGGAAAGTGGAGTTTATGTCTTGATTACTTTGTTGGGGAGAGTGTTTAGGGGACTCAAGCTTCACAGTTAAAAATATCCCGGGTATTCAGGCATGTAGCCGTCTCTGGTTGATACAGGCTGAGGGTCCCAAGTAGAGACCCCCAAATCATGGGATTGTGTGGCTTGGGGAAAACTCTTGCAGGGGTCGGGGAGAATCGTGGGTAAGGAATTGCAAGTCCTTGAGCTCTGGGTTGAGGAGCTCCCTCGTTGGAATCTCTAGGTTCCTAAGTGGAATTGGGGAGGCCACCGATATGAACTGGGGATCTCCTGTTTGGAGTCTAGTGTTATGAAATCGGGGCTCCATGCTGGATGTTGAAGAGGATCTGTGATTGGAAGTCCCAGCATGGGAAACCGAGGTCCAGAACCTCTGGTGGGAAGTGTTAGGGGAGGCGGTTTTGGGACTCCTGCTTGGGATTTTAGAGTTCAGGGCACTGAATCCTAGTTGGAAGGATGAGAGTCCGATGTTTGACTGGGGTGCTCTGATTAGGATGCTggattggtggtggtggtggtggtggtggtgggttcccagctcattcatgatttttttttctttcttttgagatggactttcactctgtcacccaggctgaagtgcagtggcgcgatctcggctcactgcaacctcgccccctgggttcaagctattctcctgcctcagcctcccaagtagctggaattatagatgtgagccactgtgcccagctaatttttgcatttttagtaaagacaaggtttcaccatgttggccaggctggtctcgaactcctgacctcaagtgatccacccacctcagcctcccaaagtgctggaattacaggtgtgagccacctcacccagccccatCTCCTGATTTTGACATTCTGGAATCTCTAATCGAGATTCTGGTTCTATGTCTCTGGGTTCCAATGTTCTGGGACTCAGCAGCCTGTGAAGATGTTCCAGCATTCCAGGTCCAGGGGCCTGCCTAGATGTGGGAGGTTAGAATTACCGTTCTGGTGCTAGGATCTGGGTTGTGAGATGTCATCTCAGATTGGGGTATCAAATGAGGTCAAGGCACAGGATCAGAGTTAGAAGGTCATGAGTCAAGTTCTTGGTGTTAGAATTGGGTGTTAGGCTCAAGATACAAATCCAAGAGGCTAAACTTAAGTGGGGGCCTCTGCTCAAAGTCTTAGGGCAGAGGTCAAGGGTGTGAAGCCCCGGTATGGGGTTAGACATCCTTGGTTAGTGACCCACTTTGGGGATTTCTGGGTGCAGTTCAGAGACAGGGTGCAAGAAAATGTATCAGGGTATCAGATTAGGGCAGGGAGTTAAGACTGGGTAGCCTGGGTTAGAGTTTCTGGCCAGCTCAAGTTGTAGAGCATCCAGGGTTCAAGCCCAATGCCCTGTGCTCTGGGATCTAAGTCCTGACTCAGAGTTCAGGTTATTGATTCTtgttggagtctgatgttcacaACTGGGGGCTTCGATCGGCGCACAGAGACCGGGCTGTGGGATGCCAGGTCCTAGAGGTGAAATCATTGATTGGCCTAATAGTTTCTGACTCACTGACCCACACTCAAGGTTAGGGACTCTGGTGGCATCCGATTTCTAAGTTAGGGTCTCAGGTCAGCAGGTGAGGTTAGGTTTAGGCAGGGAGACCTGGTTCTGGGGTTCAGAATCTCAAATTAGAATTTCTGCTCAGAGTCACAATATTTGGGACACAAGTCCAAACACGGTTGGAGCCAAGATTCAATCTCTGGGCCTGGGCTGAAAGTTAGGATCAGAAATCTAATTCTGGGGTTGGGATCAGGATCTGGAGCCAGAGCACAGGCAGCAGGTTTGGGGAGCTCAGTCCTGAGGCTGAGGCTCAACAGTTGGTGTCTCTGGTCAGAGTCTAGGGTTGGGGTCATGGGTCAGGCCAGGGAGGTCAGATCTGAGAGAGTTCCATTTGGGAGTCGGTGTCTCTGGCTAGGACCCAGCATCCCGGGTTGCTGCATGGGGTCAAGCACTCTGGTCGGTCCCATGGAGCTCTGCACTGCAGCTTCCCTCTCACAGGCCCCGCAGGGCGCCCCCTGCCTCTGAGGATGAGTCACTGCAGCAGCCGCGCCCTGACCCTGTTGAGCAGCGTGTTTGGTGCGTGTGGCCTGCTCCTGGTGGGCATCGCGGTCAGCACTGACTACTGGCTGTACATGGAAGAGGGCACAGTGCTACCGCAGAACCAGACCACCGAGGTCAAGATGGCCCTGCACGCCGGCCTCTGGAGAGTCTGCTTCTTTGCAGGTACAGCCCTCACCTGTCTTCCACTCAACAGTTTCTGCCTTGCCTGGGGTCTGAGAGTCTTAGCCATAGTCCCATCCATTGGGTTCCAGAAATCCAGAAATGGATCCTGATTCTCTCCCGGAAGTTCAAATTTCTACATGGAGTCCCAATGACTAGCCCTTTATTCCTGGATCTAGGAGCCCCAGTGCTGCAGGTCTGTAACCCCTAAGGAATTATGGAGTCCTTCCTTAAAGTTTGTAGTCTAGGTTTAGAACTTGTCCACCGCACAATTTCAGTGCTGAAtgggcaagattaaaaaaaaaaaatgcatgggacgggcgcggtggctcacgcctgtaatcccagcactttgggaggccaaggcggggaggtcccttgagctcaggagtttgagaccagcctggccaacatggtgaaaccccatctctactaaaaatacaaaaattagctgtacgTGGTGGCGCACCTCTGTAatgccagttacttgggaggctgaggcaggagaatcgcttgaatccgggaggtggaggttgcagtgagccgagatcacgcccctgccactgcactccagcctaggtgacagagtgggactccatctcactCTGCCTAGCTCTGactggtggcgtgcacctgtagttccagttattcaggaggctgaggcgggaggattgcttatgtccaggagttcgaggctgcagtgagctatgatagtgctgctgcactctagcctgggtgacagagcaaaaccctgtctctaaagaaaacaaaaaacaaaaaaagaaacaaacaaaaaaaatatgcCTCCCAGGGACCACAAAGACCCATTCATTGTAAGAATCCTGGCTCCCCAGACCTCGTCCCCTTTAGGGACCATGAGTTCTGATCTACAGATCTTTCGTTGTTTAGGACCTAGAATTCCAGCCTTGTCCTCCTCCAATCAGGAATCTCTAGGGCAGCCAGAAAGAGgagtcccaggccaggcgcagtggctcacgcctgtaatcccagcactttggggggccaggacgggcagatcacaaggtcaggagtttgagactagcctggccaacatagtgaaaccccgtctctactaaaaatacaaaaattagctgggcatattggcatgtgcctgtagtcccagctactcaggaggctgaggcaggagaatcacttgaacccaggaggcagaggttgtggtgagccaagatcgtgccactgcactccagcctgggcaacagagcgagactccatttcaaaaaaaaaaaaagaaaagaaaagaagagaaaagaaagaggaatccCAGACAGACATCCACCCACCCCCTTTCCCAACACCCCTGGAGTGGTACAGCTTGTAACCCTTGGGCTAGGCCTTGCACCCCCAACCTGGGGTCTCCCCTCTGTCcatcctgcccccacccccacccccacagcctCTCTAGAGCTTAGGAGCCTCTCATCCAGGCCCGTCTGTTTCTCTTCCCCCCAGGTCGGGAGAAAGGTCGCTGTGTGGCCTCAGAATATTTTCTTGAACCAGAGATCAACTTGGTGACGGAAAACACGGAGAATATTTTGAGTGAGGGGATGTGGGGGTGCCAAGGCACAAGAGAGCAAGATCACAGTCAAGTCCTGGAGTCCTGGGAGGGGGCAGGACTAGGGAAATGGTGGGGTccaagggaaggaggggaggctTGAAAGAAGGCAGAgtgggtcaggcgtggtggttcacacctgtaatcctagcactttgggaggttgaggtgggtggatcacctgagttcaggagtttgagaccagcctggccaacatggtgaaaccttgtctctactaaaaatacaaaaattagctgggtgtggtggcacgcgcctgtagtcccagctactcaggaggctgaggcagaagaattgcttgaatctgggagatggagcttgcagtgagccgagatttcgccactgtactccagcctggacaacagagtgagactctgtctaaaaaaaaaaaaaaaaaaaaggaagaaagaaagaaaagaaagaaagaaggcaaggCAGAGTGGTTAGGTAAGGAGAAAAGGCAAGGTTGAAAGGGTGAGGTCCGGTTGGTGAggagcagttaatcagaaagggGGCGGAGTTAAGCCCAAGGAGGTGTGGCCTATGTGAGGGGGCGTGGCAGGCTTGTGTCCACGGAGGAAATatcaggggaaggggaggagtcAGTGGGGAAAGGGAGGAGCCAAACAAAAATGCAGAGGTGGCGACAGCAGAGGTCAAGGAATGGGGAAGTGACCCACTGGAGATTCCCTCCTCACTCCTGtctctccccatcccctccccagaGACAGTGCGCACAGCCACCCCCTTCCCCATGGTCAGCCTCTTTCTCGTGTTCACGGCCTTCGTCATCAGCAACATCGGCCACATCCGCCCGCAGAGGACCATTCTGGCTTTCGTCTCTGGCATCTTCTTCATACTATCGGGTGAGCCTAAGGACTTGTGGGCTGGGGGACCATTTCCAGTTCCAGGGACCTGTGGTTCCTTTTCCACTTAGCCACTTCtttgctgtgtggcctgggaGGAGTTGCAGACCCTCTCTGAGCACCACTTTCCTTCTATGTGCAATGGAAATAGCAGTGCCCATTGCAAAGCGTCCTTTAGAGGACCACATTATAGCGAGGGCTAACTGGGTGCTAATTAGGTACCAGGCTCTGTTCTGATACTCACAACAACCTTGTGAGGTAAATCCTATTAatagcccattttacagatacgGAAACAGACACTCGGAGGGATGAAGTCATTTGCTCAGGGCCATACAACTAgtgagaggcagagctgggagtgAAACTCACGCAATTCGCCTCCGGAGGCTGTATTTTTAACCACTGCTGATAAACTGCAATTAACAGTTTAAAGGACTCTTTATTTTCTGTGCAATATTTTGTtctaaattttttcaaataaatggaaaagtccAAAGAATTTTATAGCGAACACCCATGTAGCCACCACTTAGAGTCAAACATTAACAGATCACTAGACTTGCATGATCTTGCGTCTGTCCATCTGTCTATATGTCCAACCATCCATCAATCTACCTTATTGTCTAGATGCATTTCAGAGTAAGTTTCAAGCATCAGTACACTTCACCCTACTTACATCATCATACATGTGATTAGCTAGAGTTCAATATTTGTTTacggttattttttttttcttcttttgaggcACAAGCCTCTTTTGCATATGTGAAATCACACCCATCTCCTAACATCACTACCTAGGAGTTATTATTAGCACTCACTTGATAAAATGGGGGTTCCAATGCCCAGAATTGCAGAGAGTTGCCCAAGATACCAACATAAACTATTTCCAGAGGACTTGAGTGTCCAGAGTTCCAGtaaagccttttttcttttttctttctttttttttttttttgagatggagtttcgctcttgttgcccaggttggagtgcagtggcatgatctcagctcaccacaacctctgcctcctgggttcaagcaattctcctgcctcagcctcccaagtagctgggattacaggcatgcaccaccacacccggctaattttctattttttttagtagagatggggtttcttcatgttggtcaggctgtctcaaactcccgactgcagatgatctgctcgcctcggcctcccaaagtgctgggattacaggcgtgagccactgtaactggcctttctttctttctttttttttttatttgagacggagtctccctctgttgcccaggctggagcccagtggcgtgatctcggcccattgcaacctctgcctcccaggttcaagcgattctcctgtctcagcttcccgaatagctgggattacaggtgtgcaccaccacgcccagctaatttttgtatttttagtagagatggggttttgccatgttggtcaggctggtcttgaactccaggcctcaagtgatcctcctgccttagcctcccaaagtgctggaattacaggcatgagccaccatgcctggcctaaaacctTTTTCTTGAGTGTTAATCTcctccagatttcagctgagtcCAATCCAATTCAGTCCAATTCAGCTAAAATCAGCCCAAATCAACTCAGCTCGAGTACATTTAACTCCATC
The sequence above is a segment of the Macaca nemestrina isolate mMacNem1 chromosome 20, mMacNem.hap1, whole genome shotgun sequence genome. Coding sequences within it:
- the LOC105497325 gene encoding voltage-dependent calcium channel gamma-7 subunit, yielding MSHCSSRALTLLSSVFGACGLLLVGIAVSTDYWLYMEEGTVLPQNQTTEVKMALHAGLWRVCFFAGREKGRCVASEYFLEPEINLVTENTENILKTVRTATPFPMVSLFLVFTAFVISNIGHIRPQRTILAFVSGIFFILSGLSLVVGLVLYISSINDEVMNRPSSSEQYFHYRYGWSFAFAASSFLLKEGAGVMSVYLFTKRYAEEEMYRPHPAFYRPRLSDCSDYSGQFLQPEAWRRGRSPSDISSDVSIQMTQNYPPAIKYPDHLHISTSPC